The following proteins are encoded in a genomic region of Populus trichocarpa isolate Nisqually-1 chromosome 13, P.trichocarpa_v4.1, whole genome shotgun sequence:
- the LOC7478982 gene encoding CBS domain-containing protein CBSX6: MASVFLYHVVGDLTVGKPEMVEFYETETVESAIRAIGESTECGIPVWKRKSHVSMIETSEMRQQRFVGILNSLDIVAFLASTECLEDQDKAIKTSVSQVVVPNASLLKQVDPATRLIDALEMMKQGVRRLLVPKSMVWKGMSKRFSFLYNGKWLKNADASNNSSNNNLTINTNRPSSSSGTSNRNKFCCLSREDVIRFLIGCLGALAPLPLSSISSLGVINPNYTSVEASLPAFEATRKLHGDPSEVAVVEPIPDGQCKIIGEISASRLWKCDYLAAAWALANLSAGQFVMGVEDNETARSLLDFAVNSAVGDESTANGIGSTRLREFSSRSIGFNPGSSIRMGRSMYRGRSAPLTCKITSSLAAVMAQMLSHRATHVWVIEDDSDDILVGVVGYADILAAVTKQPASVTVNRPEGGFTTEFQN; encoded by the exons ATGGCATCTGTGTTTCTTTATCATGTGGTGGGAGATCTGACGGTGGGGAAGCCAGAGATGGTGGAATTCTACGAGACAGAGACGGTAGAATCTGCGATTCGGGCGATTGGAGAGTCGACAGAGTGTGGGATTCCAGTTTGGAAGAGGAAATCTCATGTGAGCATGATTGAGACCAGTGAAATGAGACAACAAAGGTTTGTTGGTATCCTTAATTCTCTTGATATTGTGGCTTTTTTGGCTTCAACTGAGTGCTTGGAGGACCAGGATAAGGCCATCAAGACTTCGGTCTCACAGGTTGTTGTTCCTAATGCTTCGCTTCTCAAACAGGTTGATCCTGCTACAAG ATTGATAGATGCTTTGGAAATGATGAAGCAAGGTGTAAGGCGCCTTCTTGTTCCAAAAAGCATGGTATGGAAAGGTATGAGCAAGCGATTCTCTTTTCTCTACAATGGTAAGTGGCTCAAGAATGCTGATGCATCCAACAACAGCAGCAATAATAACCTCACCATAAACACCAACCGTCCTTCCTCATCTTCTGGCACTTCCAACCGCAACAAATTTTGCTGTCTCTCTAGAGAAGATGTCATCCGTTTTCTCATTGGATGCCTTGGTGCTCTAGCTCCACTACCTCTTTCATCCATTTCCTCCCTTGGAGTCATTAACCCAAACTACACCTCAGTAGAAGCCTCTCTTCCTGCTTTTGAAGCTACGAGAAAGCTACATGGAGATCCCAGTGAAGTAGCTGTTGTGGAGCCCATTCCAGATGGCCAGTGTAAGATCATAGGGGAAATATCAGCCTCCAGATTGTGGAAATGTGATTACCTGGCTGCAGCATGGGCTTTAGCCAATCTCTCAGCTGGGCAGTTTGTAATGGGGGTTGAGGATAATGAAACAGCAAGATCGCTCCTGGATTTTGCAGTCAATTCAGCAGTTGGTGATGAGAGTACAGCTAATGGGATTGGTTCTACGAGGCTGAGGGAATTCAGTAGTAGGAGCATTGGGTTCAATCCAGGTAGCTCAATCAGAATGGGCAGGAGCATGTACAGGGGTCGAAGTGCACCCCTGACATGTAAAATTACAAGCTCGTTGGCCGCGGTGATGGCTCAGATGCTGTCTCACAGGGCAACCCATGTATGGGTGATTGAGGATGATAGTGATGACATTTTAGTTGGGGTGGTTGGTTACGCTGACATCTTAGCTGCAGTAACGAAACAACCTGCATCTGTTACTGTGAATCGACCTGAGGGGGGTTTCACAACTgaatttcaaaattga